The DNA segment CGACCCCGCGGCCGTGCGCGCGCAGCTGGAACAGCTGTTCGTGGGCTGGACCTCGGGCAAGCCCTACGGCTCGATCGCCACGCAGTACACCGACGTGGCGGCGAAGCAGGCGCGCTTCGAAACGCCGGACAAGCCCAACGCGGTGCTGCTGGCCCGCCACAACCTGCCGTTGAAGGTCACCGATGCCGATTACCCGGCGCTGGTGGTCGCCAACCGCATCTTCGGTGGTGGCGCGCTGAAGTCGCGCCTGGGCGATCGCATCCGCCAGCAGGAAGGCCTGAGCTACGGCGTCTCCAGCGGCGTGCGCGCCGACGACAGCCTGACCGGCAAGGACAACGCCGGCAGCTTCAGCATCCAGGCCATCGCCGCACCGGAGAACATGGCGAAGGTGGAAGCGCTGGTGCGCGAAGAGCTGGCCAAGCTGGTCAAGGACGGCATCACCGCCGAGGAACTGAAGGACGCCGTGGCCGGCACGCTGACCGAGCGCCAGCAGGCGCGCGCCGAGGACGGCACCGTCGCCGGCATGCTGAGCGACCAGCTGTTCTACGGCCGCACCATGCAGTTCACCGCCGACCTCGACGCGAAGTACGCCGCGCTGACGGTGGACCAGGTGAACGCCGCGATCCGCGCGCACTTCAAGCCGGACGCGCTGAGCGTGTTCCTGGCGGGCGACTTCGCCAAGAAGGCGGCGGCGGCCCCCGCGGCGGCGCCGGGGAAGTAAGCGATGAGCACCGACACCGATGCAAAGCGTGAAGCCACCTTTGCGCGCTGGCAGGAGATCCGCGAGCGAGGTCCGCTGCGTTTCATCCTGCTGCGCGGCGTGCTCGGCTGGGGCGTCACCACGGCCGTGCTGTGGTGCGCGCTGATGGCGCTGTTCACGGACAAGGACTGGGTGCAGTTGCTGACGGTGGCCCTGGTTGGATTTCCCGTGGGCGGCCTGGTGTGGGGCACGGTGATGTGGTTTGTCGGGGAACGCCAGTTCGGGCGAACACCACGCTGACGTCCAGGCGGTACGGTGTCAGCGAACGACGGCCCCGCAAGGGGCCGTTTTCGTTTTCGCGCTCGCGGAAAATCCTTTCGCGCGCAGAGGTTCCCCTCTCCCCGCAAGCGGGGCGAAGGGAAAAGCCGTCATCGCGCGCCAGCACGTCGCGAAGGCCTGGCGAGCCTCTTCCGGCCCCACATTCAGCCTTGCACACCGGCCCCGGAGCCCGGCGATGGGGCCCGGGGCTCGATCGATCGGGCTCGGCACGCCGTCTGTCTCACATCGAGCTCCACGCGCGGAGCTCGGAATGTCATCGCTGGAGCTCGGGAGCTCGATCTCTCTCACATCGAGCTCCACCCACGAGGCTCGGAAAGCCATCGATGGCACTCGGAATGCGATGGGATGGCTTTCGGAATCCCATCGATGGTGCTCGGGAGCTCGATCTGTCTCACATTGAGCTCCATCGACGAAGCTCGGAAAGCCATCGATGGGATTCAGCGCTCCATCTGTCTCACATCGAACTTCGCCCGCGAGGTGTCGCGAGTCGGCGCAGGCTTACGGCAACCGCAGCGTCGCCACCAGCGGGAAGTGGTCCGACGGATAGCGGTGGTTCCAGCGCGTGGTCACCGAGGTGATCGACTCCAGCTGCACGCCACGGACGAAGATCCAGTCGATGCGGCGGTCCGGGGTGCCGGTGAACGCGTGGAACGTGGCGTCGCTGCCCTCGACGCGTGGCGCGGTGGTCCAGGCGTCCTGCAGCGTGCGGGCGAGCACGGCGTGCACCTCGGTGTCGGGCGCGGTGTTGAAGTCGCCGGTCAGCACGATCGGCACGCCGGCCGGCAAGGCGGCCAGGCGCTGTGCGATGGCCTGCACGCCCTTGATGCGCGCCGCTTCGTCCTGCTCGCGGTACGGCAGGTGGGTGTTGAACAGGTAGAAGCGCTTGCCGTCGCTGCGCTGTTCGAACAGCGCCCACGTCACCATGCGCGGATACAGATGGTTCCAGGTGATGCTGCCCGGCACGTCGGGCGTATCCGACAACCAGAAATCGCCGGATTCGATCACCTTCAGCCGGTCCTTCCGGTAGAACACGCCCATGTGCTCGCCGCCGCCATCGGCGTTGCGGCCGCGCCCGAACCACGCGTACGCCGGCAGTTCGCGCGCGAGGTAGTCGGCCTGCGACTTCACCAGTTCCTGCAGGCCGATCACGTCCGGCGTCTGCTCGCGCAGCATCGTCACCGCAAGCGGCTTACGCGTCTCCCAGTAATCCACGCCGTCGCTCTCGGCCGGCAATCGGATGTTGAAGCTCATGATGCGCAGCGGGGCGTCGGCGGCGAGGGCCGGCGCCCCGGCGATGCACGCCAGGATGGCGATCAGAAAGGAGCGCAGGAAGCGGTTCATGGCATTGCCTGGAGTCGACTCGCGCCAGTATAGGAACTGCGGTAACGTCGCGCTCAATCGGGGATTGGGGAGTTCCATCATGTTGGGGATGAAGCGCATCGCCGCCCGGGGTGCATGGTGGTTGGCCGCCTTCATGGCGGTGCCGTTCGCGCACGCGCAGGAGGACGCGCCGGCGGCGCTCGACGACGCACAGATCGCACAGACGCTCCTCGATGCGGAGGCGAAGGGTCGGGCGATCTACCTGCACGACCAAGCCGCTGCCGTTGCGACGGATGCCGTGATGAAGCTCAAGGCCTTCCGGCAGGACGGCAAGCGCGGACAGCTGGCCGGCTGGATCACGGAGCAGCGCGATGAAGGGATCGTGGTGACGTTCCTGAGCAGCGAGTCGATCCCGCGCGCGAGATACCGTGCCACCGTGGCGAGCGATGGCCGCGTCGCCGGCGAGGTAGTAGCCCTGGAGGAGCCCGAAGCATTGTCGTCGTACGAACTGGGCGCTGCACGAGCGCGGGCCACCGCTGCCGCAGCGAAGTTCGAGCCATGTTCGAAGACTTACAACACCGTGGTGCTACGCGACGACCGCGAGAGCGGAGGATGGACCGCATACTGGCTACCTGGAACCACGAAGCAGGGCATCGTGCCGATCGGTGGCAGCCATCGTATGGACCTGGATGCGACGGGCGAGAAGATCGTCAGCCAGCGCGGCTTCACTCGCACCTGCATCGCACTCGACAACCCGCGCGACGCTGTCGGCTTGGTGATTTCCCACCTGCTGGACCCCGTACCGACGGAGATTCACGTGTTCTGGAGCCTGTGGGCGGGCAAATCGATGTACGTGGCCACCTCCGACGGCACCTGGAAGATCCAGGACGGCGCGGTGACACTCCTCGAACGTCGCAAGAAGGAAGCGCGATGACGAAGGCGGCATGCCTGCTGGCGTTCTGCGCCTGCCTGCTGCCGCCTGTGGCCGCGGCGTCGGTACCCGCCCCGCCGCCACCGACTTCCCGCGAGGACACGACGATCGCCTGCGCCATCGTACGCTTGAAGCCCTTCGTCGGCCCCTACGGCATTCGGCAGCAGTGGCCGGTCGCGAAGGCGCTGCCGCAAGGCCGCGAGCATGCGCTGGGCACACTGCTGTCCGATACCGGCGCGGTGGCTGACGGCTACCAGCAGTTCCTGCATGTCGACGTGCAGGTGAACGCGGTCTACATCGTTGAACAAGGTGGCTTCGCCGGGACGCGCAAAGTATTCGGGCCGCTGCCGCTGCCGCGCTGCACGACGGCGCCGTTGGGCAGGCCGTAACCATGTCGACAAGCGTGAAGATCGCGCTGCGCAGCTTCCTTGCGCTGGCGCTCGCCATCATCGCGGTCCCCTTGGTCAATCTGGCCGGCGGCGAACTGGCGGCGTTGTGGGGTCTGCCGCGCGGCGGCGATGCGCGATTGGGTTACGACCTGCTGTGGGTGTTCCTGGCCGGTGTCGCCGGCAGCGCGCTGATGGTCGGCGTGGCGGCCGTGGCGAAGACGGCGCACGCGTGGGTGTTGTTCGCGCTGTACCTGGCGCTGGACCTGTATGTAACGGTGATGGCGTGGGACGACTTCCCGCGCTGGTTCACCCTTGCCTGCCTGCTGACGCTGCCGCTGCAGGTGTGGCTGGGCTGGTGGCTGGCGTGGGGACGGCGGCGCGCCTGATCGCGCGTCAGCGCCGCGGCCACGCCGCCAGCAGTGCCCACAGGCCGCCGATACCGGCGATCCAGGCCGCAGCCGGTACCGAGAAGATGCTCGGGCCACCCGCTTCCAGGCCGTACAGCACGGCCGCCACGATCAGCAGGCCCACGCCGAGGATGGCGGCGACCACGCGGCGCTGCATGCCCTTCATCGTCAGCGCGAGATCGGTGAGGTCCTTCGAGCGCAACGACAATTCGTGGCGGCCGTCCACCTGCTGGCTCAGCCATGCGTGCACCAGGCGCGGCATGTCCGGCGCGTGGGTCATGATTTCGGGCAGGCGCTTGCGGAACTCCTGCGCGGCGCGCTGCGGGCTGTAGCGCTCCAGCAGGATGCGCTCCAGCACCGGCTTGGCGACGGCCCAGATGTCGATCTGCGGGTCCAGCTGGCGGCCGACGCCTTCGATATTGAGCAGCGTCTTCTGCAGCAGGATCAGCTGCGGCTGCAGGGTGAGCTCGTAGCGCTGCGCGGTGCGGAACAGCTTGGCCAGCACCTCGGCCAGCGAGATCTCGCTGAGCGGACGGGTGAAGTACGGCTCGCACACCGCGCGCGCCGCCGCTTCCAGTTCGTCGATGCGGATGTACGACGGCATCCAGCCCGCCTGCACGTGCAGTTCGGCGATGCGGCGGTAGTCGCGGTTGAAGATCGCCATGAAATTCTCGGCGAGCCAGAACTGGTCGTCGCGCGAGAGCTGGCCCATGATCCCGAAATCCAGCGCGATGAAGCGCGGGTCTTTCTTGCGTTCCGGATCCACCCAGATGTTGCCGGCATGCGCATCGGCGTGGAAGAAGTTGTCGCGGAACACCTGCTGGTAGAACACGCGCACGCCCTTGGCGGCGAGTGCCTTGCGGTCGATGCCGGCGGCATCCAGCGCGGCGATGTCGTCGGACGGA comes from the Pseudoxanthomonas sp. YR558 genome and includes:
- the ubiB gene encoding ubiquinone biosynthesis regulatory protein kinase UbiB, which gives rise to MKSVLRASRIGRVLLRYRLDDLLEGTPVERWLRLARPFVPRASAQIAAQPRGARLRLALQELGPIFVKFGQILSTRRDLIPPDIAEELTLLQDRVAPFDGEIARRLVEEELGQPIHEAFEQFDTTPLASASIAQVHAAILPGGREVVVKVLRPDIRKQIAGDIALLESIAAIVERAHPAADKIRPREVVAEIENTLAAELDLQREAGNASLLRRNWADSPDLYVPEVIWSHTAERAMTMERVRGIPSDDIAALDAAGIDRKALAAKGVRVFYQQVFRDNFFHADAHAGNIWVDPERKKDPRFIALDFGIMGQLSRDDQFWLAENFMAIFNRDYRRIAELHVQAGWMPSYIRIDELEAAARAVCEPYFTRPLSEISLAEVLAKLFRTAQRYELTLQPQLILLQKTLLNIEGVGRQLDPQIDIWAVAKPVLERILLERYSPQRAAQEFRKRLPEIMTHAPDMPRLVHAWLSQQVDGRHELSLRSKDLTDLALTMKGMQRRVVAAILGVGLLIVAAVLYGLEAGGPSIFSVPAAAWIAGIGGLWALLAAWPRR
- a CDS encoding endonuclease/exonuclease/phosphatase family protein — protein: MNRFLRSFLIAILACIAGAPALAADAPLRIMSFNIRLPAESDGVDYWETRKPLAVTMLREQTPDVIGLQELVKSQADYLARELPAYAWFGRGRNADGGGEHMGVFYRKDRLKVIESGDFWLSDTPDVPGSITWNHLYPRMVTWALFEQRSDGKRFYLFNTHLPYREQDEAARIKGVQAIAQRLAALPAGVPIVLTGDFNTAPDTEVHAVLARTLQDAWTTAPRVEGSDATFHAFTGTPDRRIDWIFVRGVQLESITSVTTRWNHRYPSDHFPLVATLRLP